From a single Accipiter gentilis chromosome 10, bAccGen1.1, whole genome shotgun sequence genomic region:
- the HDC gene encoding histidine decarboxylase, with the protein MEPEEYRRRGKEMVDYICQYLSNVRERRVTPDVQPGYMRAQLPDSAPMDPDSWDNIFGDIEKIIMPGVVHWQSPHMHAYFPALTSWPSLLGDMLADAINCLGFTWASSPACTELEMNVMDWLAKMLGLPDKFLHHHPHSVGGGVLQSTVSESTLVALLAARKNKILEMKLSEPDTDESSLNSRLIAYASDQAHSSVEKAGLISLVKVKFLPVDENFSLRGGTLKKAIAEDRKKGLVPVFVCATLGTTGVCAFDNLSELGPICNAEGLWLHIDAAYAGTAFVCPEFRLFLDGIEYADSFTFNPSKWMMVHFDCTGFWVKDKYKLHQTFSVNPVYLRHPNSGAAVDFMHWQIPLSRRFRSLKLWFVIRSFGVKKLQAHVRHGTETAKFFESLVKSDPLFEIPAKRHLGLVVFRLKGPNWLTEKLLKVLSSSGRLFLIPATIHDKFIIRFTVTSQFTTREDILQDWNIIQHTAAQIVSQNYGLHCINSGGGARIPDMIAKPRSDAISNASQLYLDGGNYKTPSRKVVVQPKLVASPGACVISQQVKGQEDPLDDCFPEDVQDVTKHKLTSFLFSYLSVQGKKKTARSLSCNSVPMTGSLEQCNPKAAATDKKESYANARILSRLPEEVMMFKKSAFKKLIKFYSVPSFPECSIQCGLQLPCCPLQAIV; encoded by the exons ATGGAGCCTGAGGAGTACAGACGGAGAG GGAAAGAGATGGTGGATTACATTTGCCAGTACCTGAGTAATGTGAGAGAGAGACGGGTGACTCCTGATGTACAGCCAGGTTACATGAGAGCCCAGTTGCCGGATTCTGCCCCAATGGACCCAGACAGCTGGGACAACATCTTTGGAGATATAGAGAAGATTATTATGCCTGGG GTAGTCCATTGGCAAAGTCCACACATGCATGCCTACTTTCCAGCTCTTACTTCCTGGCCTTCACTTCTTGGAGATATGTTGGCTGATGCAATTAACTGCTTGGGATTCACATgg GCCTCCAGTCCAGCCTGTACAGAACTGGAAATGAATGTGATGGATTGGTTGGCTAAAATGCTGGGCCTTCCAGATAAATTCCTGCACCACCATCCCCACAGTGTGGGTGGAGGAGTATTACAG AGCACTGTGAGTGAATCAACCTTGGTTGCACTGCTAgcagcaaggaaaaacaaaattctgGAGATGAAGCTTTCTGAGCCAGACACTGATGAGTCCTCACTCAATTCTCGCCTCATCGCTTATGCGTCTGATCAA gcacattCTTCTGTAGAAAAGGCTGGCTTGATTTCTCTTGTGAAGGTGAAATTTCTGCCTGTGGATGAGAACTTTTCCCTCAGAGGTGGAACTTTGAAGAAAGCCAttgcagaagacagaaagaaaggccTAGTGCCAGTCTTT gTTTGTGCAACTTTGGGTACAACTGGTGTCTGTGCTTTTGACAATCTCTCAGAACTGGGTCCAATTT GTAATGCTGAGGGACTCTGGCTTCATATTGATGCTGCATATGCAGGAACAGCATTTGTATGTCCTGAATTTCGATTGTTCTTGGATGGAATTGAATATGCAGATTCCTTTACTTTCAACCCTTCTAAATGGATGATGGTTCATTTTGACTGCACTGGATTTTG GGTTAAGGATAAATACAAATTACATCAAACCTTCAGTGTTAACCCTGTCTACCTCAGACATCCCAACTCAGGAGCTGCTGTTGATTTCATG CACTGGCAAATTCCACTGAGTCGTCGATTTCGTTCTCTGAAGCTGTGGTTTGTGATTCGTTCATTTGGGGTGAAAAAGCTTCAAGCTCATGTCCGACAT GGTACTGAAACAGCCAAATTCTTTGAATCCTTGGTTAAAAGTGATCCACTCTTTGAAATTCCTGCCAAGAGACATCTTGGACTGGTTGTATTTCGTCTAAAG gGTCCCAACTGGCTGACAGAAAAACTCCTGAAAGTACTAAGCAGTTCTGGCAGGCTCTTCCTTATTCCAGCAACCATTCATGACAAGTTCATCATTCGCTTTACTGTAACATCTCAGTTCACAACCAGGGAAGATATTCTGCAAGACTGGAACATCATTCAACACACTGCAGCGCAAATCGTTAGCCAGAATTATGGGTTGCACTGCATCAATTCTGGTGGTGGGGCAAGAATCCCTGATATGATAGCTAAGCCTAGGTCTGATGCCATTAGTAATGCTTCTCAGCTTTATCTAGATGGAGGAAATTACAAAACACCTTCCAGAAAAGTAGTTGTTCAGCCTAAGTTAGTAGCAAGTCCCGGTGCATGTGTGATTAGTCAACAAGTGAAAGGTCAAGAGGATCCTCTAGATGACTGTTTTCCAGAAGATGTCCAAGATGTTACCAAACATAAGTTAACCTCTTTTTTATTCAGTTATTTATCTGTTCAAGGCAAGAAAAAGACAGCACGTTCCCTTAGCTGCAACAGTGTGCCAATGACTGGTAGTCTCGAGCAATGTAATCCCAAAGCAGCAGCCACTGACAAGAAGGAGTCTTATGCAAATGCCAGAATTCTTTCTAGGCTGCCTGAAGAGGTGATGATGTTCAAAAAAAGTGCCTTCAAAAAACTAATTAAGTTCTACAGTGTCCCAAGCTTTCCGGAGTGTAGCATTCAGTGTGGCCTTCAGCTGCCTTGTTGTCCTCTGCAAGCCATTGTTTAA
- the SLC27A2 gene encoding LOW QUALITY PROTEIN: long-chain fatty acid transport protein 2 (The sequence of the model RefSeq protein was modified relative to this genomic sequence to represent the inferred CDS: deleted 1 base in 1 codon) gives MLPALCAALAGLLLLQLPPLLLLLLRRAWPYFFQDLRFALTMARVARRARRAGARRPASTLLDVFARRARRTPHKPLLLFGDEVSTYEQVDRRSSQAARALRDAAGLRAGGCLALFMGNRPAYVWLWLGCAKLGCAVACLNSGIRAASLLRCFQSSAASVLLAAPELKQSVEEILPFLKKENVKVYYLSKTSATEGVESFLDKVDAASDEPTPLSWRSDITFKTPAMYIYTSGTTGLPKAAVINHERIMLACGLFDAGNVTSEDTVYTALPLYHSSALLIGVHGCIMKGATIVLRARFSASQFWDDCRQYNVTVIQYIGEVLRYLCSVPQRNNDQDHRVRLAIGNGLRADVWREFIQRFGNINILEFYASTEGNISFVNYTGKIGAVGRVNCLQKKILHYELIKYDVEKDEPVRDENGYCIRVPKGKPGLLICKITQYAPFSGYAGAKQQTEKKQLRDVFQKGDLYFNSGDLLVIDHDNFIYFHDRTGDTFRWKGENVSTTEVADVLGLIDGVQEVIVYGVSVPGYEGRTGMACIRLKENCEFNGESTYRYVNNHLPNYARPRFIRIKSAIELTATFKYRKVQLVEEGFNPAVIKDHLYFLDDKENLYVQMTQDIYNSVKKHYFKL, from the exons atgCTGCCCGCCCTGTGCGCGGCGCTGGcggggctgctgctcctgcagctgccgccgctgctgctgctgctgctgcgccgCGCCTGGCCCTACTTCTTCCAGGACCTACGCTTCGCCCTCACGATGGCGCGGGTAGCGAGGCGGGCGCGGAGAGCCGGTGCCCGCCGGCCCGCCAGCACGCTCCTGGACGTCTTCGCGCGGCGGGCGCGACGGACGCCGCACAAGCCGCTGCTGCTCTTCGGCGACGAGGTGTCCACCTACGAGCAGGTGGACCGGCGGAGCAGCCAGGCGGCGCGGGCGCTGCGCGACgccgcggggctgcgggcgggcggctgCCTGGCCCTCTTCATGGGCAACCGGCCCGCCTACGTCTGGCTCTGGCTAGGCTGCGCCAAGCTGGGCTGCGCCGTGGCGTGCCTCAACTCCGGCATCAGGGCCGCGTCCTTGCTGCGCTGCTTCCAGAGCAGCGCGGCCAGCGTGCTGCTGGCGGCCCCAG AGCTGAAGCAATCTGTTGAAGAAATACTGCCAttcttgaagaaagaaaatgttaaagttTATTATTTAAGCAAGACATCTGCTACAGAAGGAGTTGAGAGCTTTCTTGATAAAGTAGATGCTGCTTCTGATGAGCCTACTCCATTGTCTTGGAGATCAGATATCACCTTTAAAACTCCTGCCATGTACATTTATACTTCTGGTACTACAG GTCTTCCCAAAGCTGCAGTGATTAACCATGAACGCATAATGCTAGCTTGTGGTTTGTTTGATGCTGGCAATGTTACCTCGGAAGATACTGTGTATACTGCTCTACCACTCTATCATAGCTCTGCCCTCCTCATTGGAGTCCATGGATGTATCATGAAAG GTGCAACTATTGTTTTGCGTGCCAGattttcagcaagccagttctGGGATGATTGCAGACAATATAATGTAACAGTGATACAGTATATTGGGGAAGTGCTTCGGTATCTATGTAGCGTGCCACAG AGAAACAATGATCAGGATCACAGAGTCAGACTTGCCATAGGAAATGGACTAAGGGCTGATGTTTGGAGGGAATTTATCCAAAGATTtggaaatattaatattttggaGTTTTATGCATCAActgaaggaaacatttcttttgttaattACACTGGAAAAATTGGTGCAGTGGGAAGAGTAAACTGCCTGCAGAAG AAAATCTTACACTATGAACTGATTAAATACGACGTAGAGAAAGATGAACCAGTCCGAGATGAAAATGGATACTGCATAAGAGTTCCCAAAG gTAAACCTGGACTACTGATATGCAAAATCACCCAATATGCACCATTTAGTGGCTATGCAGGAGCAAAACAGCAAACAGAGAAGAAGCAACTAAGAGATGTCTTCCAAAAAGGGGATTTATATTTTAATAGCGGTGACCTT TTAGTGATTGACCATGACAACTTCATTTATTTCCATGATCGAACTGGAGACACATTCCG GTGGAAAGGGGAAAACGTTTCTACAACGGAAGTTGCAGATGTTTTAGGACTGATTGATGGCGTTCAAGAAGTTATTGTATATGGAGTATCTGTTCCAG GTTATGAAGGCAGAACAGGAATGGCATGTATTCGACTAAAGGAAAACTGTGAATTTAATGGAGAAAGTACTTACAGATATGTTAACAATCACCTTCCAAACTATGCAAGACCTCGTTTTATAAGGATTAAG aGTGCCATTGAACTTACAGCAACTTTTAAGTACCGTAAAGTACAACTAGTGGAGGAGGGTTTCAATCCAGCAGTCATCAAAGATCACCTGTATTTCCTGGATGACAAAGAAAACCTGTATGTACAAATGACCCAGGACATTTATAACTCAGTAAAAAAACATTACTTCAAATTGTGA